Proteins encoded within one genomic window of Macrobrachium nipponense isolate FS-2020 chromosome 8, ASM1510439v2, whole genome shotgun sequence:
- the LOC135223329 gene encoding LOW QUALITY PROTEIN: IQ and ubiquitin-like domain-containing protein (The sequence of the model RefSeq protein was modified relative to this genomic sequence to represent the inferred CDS: inserted 2 bases in 1 codon; deleted 2 bases in 2 codons), whose translation MVLSPDAIIITPMEYSSSFRYDLNRILLLQRLARGWLARRRVKQLRRFTEHSTSQQQKGWRGSVPMAELYSRLENWRKKQVSQINATLSGKARRRALVALLDKETELXRSLEAHRSLQSARRRNAAITRFLEEVSRAQVWEVGGETRGEVEVETPETRPVRDLAALATALQQDATVQVRLNQLKALAATVEHFHPTRGDAMGSRRTGQELFNLARRGTHLLVRGTTEARLKGLRKRLHTLIINYLHQVQGREISSIVAPRTIRAAGGKAVLAHGRE comes from the exons ATTTTGCTCTTGCAAAGGCTGGCGCGGGGGTGGTTAGCTCGTCGTCGGGTCAAACAATTAAGGAGG TTTACTGAGCACAGTACTAGTCAACAACAAAAG GGGTGGCGGGGGAGTGTTCCAATGGCGGAACTATATTCCCGACTGGAGAACTGGAGGAAAAAGCAAGTTTCTCAGATCAACGCCACTCTGTCAGGGAAAGCACGCCGGAGAGCTTTGGTCGCTCTCTTGGATAAAGAGACGGAGCT CAGATCTCTGGAAGCTCACAGATCACTACAATCAGCCAGAAGAAGAAATGCTGCCATTACTCGCTTCTTGGAAGAG GTGTCTCGGGCACAAGTTTGGGAGGTTGGCGGCGAGACAAGGGGAGAAGTTGAAGTGGAGACACCAGAGACACGCCCAGTCAGAGACCTGGCGGCTTTAGCAACGGCACTTCAACAGGATGCAACTGTTCAAGTGAGACTGAACCAACTCAAGGCACTTGCGGCAACG GTAGAACATTTCCATCCTACGCGTGGTGATGCTATGGGAAGCAGACGTACTGGACAGGAATTG TTTAACCTGGCTCGTAGAGGAACTCATCTCCTGGTCAGAGGGACGACGGAA GCACGACTGAAAGGACTACGGAAACGACTGCATACATTAATCATCAACTACCTCCATCAA GTTCAGGGTCGGGAAATATCTTCCATCGTGGCTCCACGAACTATAAGAGCTGCCGGAGGAAAAGCCGTCCTGGCACACGGTCGAGAGTGA